From a region of the Labrus mixtus chromosome 5, fLabMix1.1, whole genome shotgun sequence genome:
- the LOC132973993 gene encoding serine protease inhibitor 2.1-like, translating to MMRAALVIWILSAVICLGRGHHHEGHEATGPTEQDTALENNVSLVISENNHFAFRLYKQLAAHPDNEGKNIFFSPVSVSLALAALSVGAKGRTHEQLFNGLGYNNSLLTQANVNQAFKILLDKANNTLSEDVSEGTAVFMDGRFKSEPEFLETLRQSYFADGFTVDFTKTKDSADTINKYVEDKTNGKIDKLVDNMDPNTVMYLISYIYYKGKWAMPFEPQLTREEEFTVDENTKVPVQMMNMEKLLDTYYDQKINTSVLHLPFNNSYSMLLMLPDDMATLENAICPGHVTKWLKWMRDRLYDIYVPKFSIKSSYSLKDVLTEMGMSDMFGDLADLSGISEGQKLAVSEVVHQATLDVDEAGATAAAATGVGITLMSFRHVPVLRFNRPFMVVIIERSTENILFMGKINNPNI from the exons ATGATGCGTGCAGCCCTGGTTATCTGGATCCTATCAGCAGTGATCTGTTTGGGAAGAGGCCATCACCACGAAGGTCATGAAGCCACAGGTCCAACAGAGCAGGACACTGCTCTTGAAAACAACGTCTCACTGGTGATTTCAGAAAACAATCACTTTGCCTTCCGTCTGTACAAGCAGTTAGCGGCTCATCCTGATAATGAAGGCAAGAATATCTTCTTCTCCCCAGTTAGTGTGTCTCTTGCCTTGGCTGCCTTGTCCGTAGGCGCCAAGGGGCGGACCCATGAGCAGCTTTTCAATGGTCTGGGTTACAACAACTCCCTCCTGACGCAGGCCAATGTAAATCAAGCTTTTAAGATTCTCCTTGATAAGGCAAACAACACATTAAGTGAAGACGTCAGTGAAGGGACCGCTGTATTCATGGACGGCCGCTTCAAGTCTGAACCCGAGTTCCTGGAGACCTTGAGGCAGTCCTACTTTGCAGATGGGTTTACTGTTGACTTCACCAAAACCAAAGACAGTGCTGACACCATCAACAAGTATGTCGAGGACAAGACCAACGGAAAGATTGACAAGCTGGTCGACAACATGGATCCCAACACAGTCATGTACCTCATCAGCTATATTTACTACAAAG GAAAGTGGGCGATGCCGTTCGAACCTCAACTAACCAGGGAGGAAGAGTTCACGGTGGATGAGAATACAAAG GTTCCAGTCCAGATGATGAATATGGAGAAGCTTCTGGATACCTACTATGACCAGAAAATCAACACATCAGTGCTCCACCTTCCCTTCAACAACTCATACTCCATGCTGCTGATGTTGCCTGATGATATGGCAACACTAGAGAACGCCATTTGCCCAGGCCATGTCACTAAATGGCTCAAATGGATGCGGGACAG GCTGTACGACATCTATGTTCCAAAGTTCTCCATCAAGTCCTCCTACTCACTGAAAGATGTGTTGACTGAAATGGGAATGAGTGACATGTTTGGAGATCTTGCAGATCTGAGTGGCATCTCAGAGGGACAAAAACTGGCAGTctcagag GTTGTGCACCAAGCCACCCTGGATGTTGATGAGGCCGgagccacagctgcagcagccacAGGCGTCGGCATCACACTTATGTCCTTCCGCCATGTCCCTGTCTTGAGGTTTAACCGACCGTTTATGGTGGTCATCATTGAACGCAGTACAGAAAACATCCTTTTCATGGGAAAGATTAATAACCCAAACATCTGA
- the carnmt1 gene encoding carnosine N-methyltransferase — protein sequence MAETTGEAAKGGPYFHKERIKCSPEEEAKLERQHFWRIIDAFRFYRVHVEEQVKRAERQFLSLPKRHQNMLPNVMSNLARISKCADHNQEVLQAIIHNSLHMFENIEYGEREDPRKARPSTTFDMDKLKSTIKQFVRDWSDVGRAERDSCYQPIIQEIQRLFPNDQYDVSKVSVLVPGAGLGRLAWEIARLGYTCQGNEWSFFMLFSSNFVLNRCENLNSLTLYPWIHQFSNNKKSTDQTRPITFPDINPQSLPLTSDFSMVAGDFVEVYSDPESWDCVATCFFIDTAHNVIEYVETIWKILKPGGVWINLGPLLYHFENMANELSVELSYEDIRTAIVNFGFQFEMEKESVQTTYTENNHSMLRYVYDCVFFVARKPADLYFNGREEEEEEEEEEEEEEEEEDDQLQSFPSAAKSPRREGTDSLT from the exons ATGGCCGAAACAACAGGAGAGGCAGCGAAAGGGGGTCCATATTTTCACaaagagagaataaaatgtAGCCCCGAAGAAGAGGCCAAGCTAGAAAGACAACATTTCTGGAGGATAATCGATGCATTTAGATTTTACAG GGTCCATGTAGAGGAGCAGGTCAAACGTGCCGAGCGTCAGTTTCTGAGTCTACCCAAGCGCCACCAGAATATGCTGCCAAATGTTATGTCTAACCTGGCCCGGATCAGTAAGTGTGCGGACCACAACCAGGAGGTGCTGCAAGCCATCATTCACAATAGCCTCCACATGTTTGAGAACATTGAGTATGGTGAGAGG GAGGATCCACGTAAGGCACGCCCATCCACAACGTTTGACATGGACAAGCTTAAGTCAACGATAAAGCAGTTTGTCAGGGACTGGAGCGACGTGGGCCGGGCTGAGAGGGACTCTTGCTACCAGCCTATCATCCAAGAGATCCAAAGACTTTTCCCAAATGACCAATA TGATGTGTCTAAGGTGAGCGTGCTGGTGCCGGGTGCAGGGCTCGGCCGTCTAGCATGGGAGATCGCTCGGCTGGGTTACACCTGCCAGGGCAACGAATGGAGCTTCTTCATGCTCTTCTCTTCAAACTTCGTTCTCAATAG GTGTGAAAACTTGAACTCTCTGACCCTGTACCCCTGGATCCACCAGTTCAGCAACAACAAGAAATCCACCGACCAAACAAGACCAATCACATTCCCTGATATCAACCCTCAGAGCTTACCGCTAACCTCAGACTTCTCCATGGTCGCAGGTGACTTTGTGGAAGTCTACAGTGATCCAG AGTCCTGGGACTGTGTGGCTACCTGCTTCTTTATTGACACAGCTCATAATGTCATCGAGTATGTGGAGACGATCTGGAAGATTCTTAAACCTGGGGGAGTGTGGATCAACCTGG GTCCACTGCTGTATCATTTTGAGAATATGGCCAATGAGCTCTCAGTTGAACTCAGCTATGAAGATATCAGGACAGCGATTGTTAATTTTGGCTTCCAATTTGAG atggagaaagagTCTGTTCAGACCACGTACACGGAGAACAACCACTCTATGTTGAGATACGTTTATGACTGCGTCTTCTTTGTGGCAAGAAAACCTGCAGACCTGTACTTTAACGgccgagaagaagaagaagaagaagaagaagaagaagaagaagaagaagaagaagaagacgaccaGCTTCAGAGTTTTCCATCGGCGGCTAAGTCACCTCGGAGAGAAGGTACCGACAGCCTGACGTGA
- the wu:fa19b12 gene encoding uncharacterized protein wu:fa19b12: protein MAKRRAEDTLLHDSPPKRCYRSLCSVDMQTGGMAPSGGVSPPSLLALMGNRCRKRPHYFEEPEKEEEEEEEEESALCLKPTKCDMRKAQVLTKVQTSAGFQERHNASTRTSSKKRTREDCTGSETALPKSNDEADADTNAEDCTYNSFQYWRVPLPELDLSLLEDNNDHTQTKNKSKEKYSSSDAMEA, encoded by the exons ATGGCGAAGAGACGTGCGGAAGACACACTGCTGCACGACTCTCCCCCGAAGAGATGCTACCGCTCTTTGTGCAGTGTTGACATGCAGACTGGAGGCATGGCCCCCTCCGGGGGGGTGAGCCCGCCGTCCCTGCTCGCTTTGATGGGTAACCGCTGCAGAAAGAGGCCGCACTACTTCGAGGAGccggagaaagaagaagaagaagaagaagaagaagaatcagctCTCTGTTTGAAGCCCACAAAGTGCGACATGAGGAAGGCTCAGGTTTTGACTAAGGTGCAGACTTCTGCAGGTTTCCAGGAGCGTCACAACGCCAGCACACGTACAAGCTCCAAAAAACGAACTCGAGAAGACTGTACGGGTTCAGAGACTGCCCTCCCTAAAAGTAATGATGAA GCTGATGCGGACACCAATGCTGAAGACTGCACCTACAACTCCTTCCAGTACTGGAGGGTCCCCTTACCTGAACTTGATCTTTCACTGCTAGAAGATAATAATGACCAtactcaaacaaaaaacaagtcaaaagaaaaatattcatcttCTGACGCCATGGAGGCTTGA